Within the Tachysurus fulvidraco isolate hzauxx_2018 chromosome 3, HZAU_PFXX_2.0, whole genome shotgun sequence genome, the region TTAAAATTCCAGTATCCTCaatgcagtggtgtagtctacgtgatacgcaggtatacgccgtatacccactaggaaatgccaaggatttccgtatacccacttaaaaagcgtgaggatacgtaacaatatcgttttgtgacagaactttcattcataaattcaccccgcactgtgttgcgaacacagactgtggttgtgattgcgaatcactaacgtttttggaccattggggcttccgtgacctgtgacctgatcttgacgtcacctaccgaggaggaaaatcagttgcttggcggtgttttgtggcgcaaatttgaaattaactaagtaatgtaaaagaagatatgaaacgaaagcagacccaaactaaactctgagtgttttcggaagcctgcgcctaaagctacagcagcttcgggtgacatttcacccacagcccgagtacaaatgtatttggaaagctttgtaaactaccagttcattcagttcataatattctgcaatgaaagagtgttggtgataaaactgaacaaatgtttattgttcactcttaaatgtacattgaaaattgacagctgataaaacctgagctccagatcccatattcatataacatttaaggctaaatgtagctcttaaaaggtaaactctcactcactcactaccgcTTACCCgactcttaaaggtataaagttcacccaaaaatgaaagtTGCGTTATTTcatcaccctcaatttgttccaaaactgtatgagtttctttcttctgtttaacacaaaagatgatattttgaaaaatgttggtaatcagacagttggcagcacccactgactttcatagtctatattttttcctactgtgaaagtcaatgggtgctgccaactgtctgattacatttagccttaaatgttatatgaaaatgggacctggagcacaggatttatcagctgactgtcttttgttgcttataataaattggaatgttgataacacataagcagtctttaataatgctctaaattacatgtagatgcatattttatgcattagtgagtgtggtggtgcctatggtgtgtcgctctaggatgggtgcgtatgaggctgggaggggaaaaaaaaatcacagtatactcactacaaaaaactagactacaccactgcctCAATGTAAAATACAAATCCACTTCCCTGGCTATTATGTGTAATATGTACTTAGGCACCAGAACACTTCATGCTATAGAACTTTGTGGAAGCACCAGACATCGCTTGTGAATTGGAGGGTGAAGCCAAAGAAGGTGAGTGATAAGGATTCTACACCTTGTCTCTGGCATCCTAATTCCTGACCTAAATCTATAGAGTTACACTGGTGTCAAAACCACGTATAAACTGAGGAAAAGTCACCGTCATAGAGTCCTCTCCACTGGCCCGAGATCATTACATCCCTCAACAACCACCAGAACCTTCTACTGTTCTGTCACAATCAGGAACCACACAACAAGGTCCTGCTCAATGCCCAGGTGGTGGAATTAGCAGGCGGGTATTCTACCCGCTGCCCCAGTAACCAGCTTTGGCCACACCCTTTGTCACCCTATCCAAGATGGAACCACAGGATGACCAGACAGCTGGCAGATCAGATAGATGGATGGCAGTTTTCctttattagtaataataataataataataataataataataataataataataataataataataaactttattttatatagcgcctttaaaagtaGCTTCTCAAAGCGCTTGACATAAAAGATGAAATTAAAAGATGCACCGTGTGCTTAAGTCATGGTACTTAAGACCTACTGTATGTCTTAGCAGTTTAATAAAAGGTTACATTACTAGTATGTTAGGTTTTCCTGACCACACCTATCACAGTTATGACATTTTGACTGACATTTTGTCATGTATACGGCTGTCTTTTCTTGGCTTTATACAATGAATATAAAGCATCGTAGAATAATAAGCATGAGCAGTGatttctgttacctttttttaacataaaaaccTGCAAAAGAAAGACACAGTATGAAATAACATTTAGACCtatcagtaaaacacacacaatgtcttaCTGGAACAAAGTACAAAGTAATACAAAGTGCAAATTTGTTTGACAATTTGTTATTGTAAACTATAATACATATTAGTGGGACTGACTTCACAGCAATGTTTACTGAGTTTTAGAGCTTAGgatgaaaataatataatataaacatattttacaatCAAATAATCAGAATTACCTTTAATTGAGACACTTATGTAATTTTAACAGACCTAACCAGGCCTTCAGTGGCTGTGAACTGTGAAAACTCTAAAAAAGTACTGAGGTCTATTGTGTCTTTAGGAGAGCAAAATGacgctgttttttttacacctccCTCAAATGAGATACCATTTACCTGAATTATCGTGTTCAAAGAGTCCAATACAAAGAACATTTCTAGTACGAAGCACATGTCAGTAATACTTAGATGCTGTATCTTTTTGTATACTTAATTTGGTTAGTGTTTTAACCGAAGCCCTCATCTGTCATCAACACTGAGAGTTCTTTCCTTCTCTGAGAGTTATATTTGGACAGAATTTCAAGATATCCTTTGCCATGGTTGCATGTAATCCTTGCCTAATTATGGTActtgattgttgttttttttggcagtATTTTGAAGATTCCATTATTGTAATGTTATGTgaggtttttttaatataaattgaaAACTGATGTAAAAACAGTTACTGGCGTGTCCAGATAGGCTTCTTGGTTAAATACTACATCACAAGTAAAGCACTGGATTTTGCCATTCAATGACACAGTTAATCATACACAGTTTTAACAGAACTTGACAACCCTTTTCTCTAAGCTTGCTCACTATCTCACTTTGGGTGCAATAAACTCCCCGTGATCACACCTCTGGTCATACTCTAATCTCACCtgcctgtgtttatgttcttgcTGCTTTAAAGTGTGCTTGTCATGGAATTCTAGGTATAATTGTCTTGTCACatgcatgtatgtttgtgtgtgtgtgtggggtgtgtgtgtgtgtgtgtgtgtgtgtgtgtgtgtgtgtgtgtgtgtgtgtgtgtgtgtgtgttatggtttAGTATGGGAGTGTGAGAGCATTGACAAGTTTGGGAACTGGTATTTCCAGCCCACTGCCCCATTTTCCCAGTCTCCTGACCACATTCTCTATGTTGTCTCACATAGTCAGATTAGCACTGTGTTTTTAAGATTCACAATGGGCTAGCAATAACAACATGCCTTCTCACAGTGTGCTTCAACCTGTTTATAGAAATACTGTAAATTGCATTAGATTTAGTAAATTGTAGTAGATACAAAtcctaaacaaaaaacaatacaaatactaaaatattatttttcaccAAACCTGCTTTTTTAGatatatattctatatgttTGCCTATTCATTCAACAAGCCTAGTTCTTCAGATTCCTGCTATAAGTTTTCACACAAAATCCTTGAAAAAATTTAATGTTGTAATACCCATgtgaataattcaaaatttaatattaaaggtAACAAATTGTGaacatttttatgaaaaaaaatatgaactGCATCAATAGCAATATCATTAAGCCTTGAAGACTATATAAAGTTTTAATGGTTTGCTGGATgctttaagttaaaaaaatgacTGCAGACCTAAATctggatatgtttttttttaaatcacattcttGTTGAACTGTCCCTCTTCTAAGACTTTTCAGTGGTAGCacactgaattattattattatatatatatatatatatatatatatatatatatatatatatatatatatatatatatatatatatatatatatatatatataaaacttcatGCGCAATACACTTCACGCAGATCAGGATGTGAGCTGCGACCAGGAGCCCCAGAGAATAAATGCTGCCCTATATAAAAGAACCGAGCAGCAGCCCATAGCTCTGTATCGTGCCGAGTTGTCAACCACCTTCCATTCAATCTAGGACACGTCCGCGGTTACGTGAATTTTCCCACCATGGAACGTGTGCAGTCTTTCACGATGATCATTTCTTGCTTACCTTTAAGCGAATAAAGGCTTCCGATGCTCTTGTGCTGGAAGAGTCGCGAGTACGAAAGGCAGCGCGTAAACAGTGCGCGACGCCGGTGGGAGGATACGAACAGTGCGCAAGAGCACCATTAATCACGCGAATGCACTCGATCTCTGGGTTTTAAGCCTGGTTTGTCACGAGATGCAAAGCAGTTTGGGTGAAAGATGACCGGTTCGAGtatctgactctctctctctctctctctctctctctctctctctctctctctctctctctctctctctctctctctctctctctctctctctctctcacacacacacacacacacacacacacacacacacacacacacacacacacacacacacacaccacacacacacacacgcacgcacacactcagcATCACACGCACCGATGAACGAGCACAGAGAGCGTACGAAAGctcctacagtacagtatgtgcacgGTTACCTAGGCAGCGTTCCAAACCGACAACTAGTGTACTAAACTGcgtggcaaaaaaaaagctgttgaaAGGCATCATTTCTTTCAGACTAGTTTAGCACTTAGTGCAGTAGGGCCCCGGTTTGGAACGCGGCCGCAAACTTAGAACTTTTACAGTTCAGCTAATTGTGAGCAGGTATATGCGTAATGAGCTTTCctgcaattatttattttactacgCATTTGTATATGATTAGTGATGGAATAGTATTATGCCTAGAACACATAGGAAAATCTACAGTGCTTTATTACCATCTAGCGTGATTAATTATTAACTACAGCAGAACTATTCAATTAACTCAAAATGGGGCCTAGattacaaaacaaaaggtttGAAATTACAGGACATTTTAAATTGTTATGAAACCAATTATATGATACACAAACGTATTGTGAAGCACGGGGTCAAGAGTTATAAGACAGCAGACGTGTCATAACGCGTAAAGATGTTTCCATATTCAAATGGTAGTGTGCGTAATAGCTGCACTAATTTACATATTAGACAATgtctgcatgcacacacagagttgCTACCTAgcaaattcttcttctttatttctttaaagaatATTTTCTCCATTTCATATATTAGACCCCATCTGAATACACATAGTGCTTGTTTTAAatagtgagaaaaaaacaaacggGGATTTCTATTTAACGGTCTCAATGAAGTCAGGCTCTGTTATGGTGATGATCATAATCTGAGAAAGAATCGCCATATTATATGCAAATTTGCTGCTTCTGTAACAAATAAGTTGGGAAATGTTGGCCAGAGCTAAAACTCAGGGAGGTTTTATtctaaaatctaatctaaattcaatttcaatttattcGGATTTATGTGAAGCTATTTTGTGACACTGTTGTTAAaagagatatataaataaaatcgaACTGGATTAAAATTATATAACTATCTTTAACGTGGAGCTGGTTGGACGAGTAACCAAGTTTGGCACGTGCGTAAAAGTGTCTCGGAGtcgattgtttatttatttatttatttatttatttattagtttgtttgtttgtttgtttgtttgatttattgattttccCCCACAATTCTTCATTTGATTATAGACTATAATCTATAGCAGtcactgcatttgattcagatCAGCATGTGAAAAGAGGTTTCTCTAGGTCTACCATTGTTGTTGCAATTAACTTAAAACCCTCATTTCAAAATATCCCAACACAATAATCAGTAAACAGAAGTTAATTTGCCTTCCCAATACCCAGGAAACTATTACCTTACATTTACTCTTCACAATGATGGTGGATGCCCAGATCAACTACTGTGTTTAGTGATTGGACTGCTTATGTTTTTTtgataaatatgtatttactgGATATTTGTTGATTTTCATATGATTGCTATTATTGTGTTTGGATATTCTGATGCACAGCAGGATTACTCACATGCCTGCAGGTCTAGAAAACTTAAACGCTCATGCAGGACGTGTGTAATTAGCTTCATCAATGCTTAGGTCTGGCAGTTTAACAATATTACAGTTATTCATGATTCCTTAATCACTTTTCACAATAGGAGGCGTGTGAAAGTCAAAAGAGTGTGCGCTGCTGGCTATGCATGATTTCCAATGGACTGGCTGAAAATACTCAATATCTCGAAAtactaaaacatttattttcttttcaaaatgaaTTAACCCATAAATCACAACTGGTCACAAATCTTTCGTCGTTTCTTGTTAACAGCAAGGATTGTGGGGttgaaaaagtaaaacaaacaaacaaacaaacaaacaaacaaacaaacaaatagatagacaACCAGCCATCCAAGTTTTTGGGGACATAAAGCACAGATATTGGAAATCAGAATGAAAGTTGGTCTCCACCTCATACACCTGACCTTCTCCTGCCCAGACCATGCGCGCGCGACAGCACACAGTCCACGTAGCGCCCCCAGAACGCCTGCGCGAGCTTCATGAACAGCTCCTGGTGCCGGGTTTGAGGAGATGCACGCAGACGCGCCATGAAATCCCAGAGGGCCGCCACGCCGTCGTCTAAGCGCATCTTCCGCGCCTCGATTAACGAGTGCGATGCCGTGTCCCAGCACTCGCTGTCGATCTCAGCCAGACCGCCTGGAGGCGCGCTGTCGACTCCAAAAAGCGACTCGGTGCTCAGCATCGCCTTCGGAGCGGAGACAAAGCAACAAGCGGCTGTGGCGAGCGCCAGCGCACACACAGCCCTGACACTAAATCCCACTATTCGGTCCAGCGTCGAAATCTTCATAGCTCTGGATTAGGGATAGATTACATAGTGAGAATTTAATCTGAAAGCTGTGCCAAAACAAACTTCGACTATTCTGCCCCTTATTGTtccgaaaacaaacaaataaataaataaaaataaaaaaaagcatggaaACATTTAGCCTATCGAGTAATAAACTgttaaattaatgaaataatcagTCACTTTAGTCAGatgacaaaatgaatgaaacctACCTTTACTTTGGTGAATCTGTAAGTTCTTCTGTTAGCAAAGTATTGTAGTGTGAAGTCTTATATTGTTCTCCAGTTTTCttgcataaaaacacaaaagcaagAATAAATTGGCTTTAGAAACGAGTTGCCAGGGATGTTAAAGGATGTTAAAGGGCCACGCGGTCACGATTCAAACGTCATTGGACAGACGCGCGTGCACTTTAGTCACCCTTCGTGTAATCTGCTTGAGAGCTAATGACTGAGGTGTgcaacttatttatttatatatttatagctatatatatattctatagcTATAAGGGTGAAATgatgttattttttaatattccaTCATTTATGACTAGAGTCAAAACCTGAGTCACAATTCTTATACTAACCATAACACAACCTAAAGGTAAAAAATGGGATTATCTGAAATCATGcatctatatatacactgtatgttTGTAATTGGTGTGGCACTGGGATGCATGgggtcttagtggttagcagggttgtgggttcaatTTCAGTTTCTTccttgtgtggagtttgcattttgtCTAATTGCTTTGGGAGTCTTATCTTGGTGCCCCGGTTATAAAGACATGCTTTGCTGAATGCTGTCTGTAAATtgtccgtggtgtgtgtgtgtgtgtgtgtgtgtgtgtgtgtgtgtgtgtgtgtgtgtgtgtgtgtgtgtgtgtgtgtgtgtgtgtgtgcgctgtatTTTATATTGTGTGGAAGGGATATTTAAACTATAGCGCAATGCCCTCTATTGGGGAAATGCGGAATTGCAAGGGAGCAAGTGTGAAGCGCGAGGAAAGGGTGAGgcatatatatagatatataaaaaaaaattgatcaaaaataaaaaattgtaaaaaaagtttttaatatCGGAGAACTCCCGCatgataaattaattattattcacactctttttctttttctctttcataataataataataataataataataataataataataataataataataataataattacaacaacTACAGTATGATAACAGAATGAAACAATCGACATATTAACCCAGAAATGAAAGTTCTCAAAAATACTGTAAAGTGTGAAGACTTGCCCTCTGTGATATGCTTTGAGATTCACTTGACATCAAATTTGTTAAAATATTACGTAAATACTGCTTTGAGCAGTAATATATcgttccaattttttttttaaacatttgggAAATTAAAcattagattaaaataaaattgcatgATGCTATGTGCATATCATACTCCCAGTCGAATCGCCCAGTTTGCATGAAAACAGCAGATATGGCAACACGTTGCAAGAGGCTGAGCGAAATGTAATTGACTTGACTTTCAGccaataagaagaaaaaatgagCCAATCACATTAAACCCGGACATGTTTTTGTCTCGGTCCTTCACTGTACACATGGCTGCAGGTCGAGCATGGATAAGTTAACtaatcagctgtgtgtgtctgtgatggtTTAGGACTTTGTTATATTCATCGCGTGTGTTGTAGGATTCTCAAACGGATACACAGATAGTTCGTGAGAAACCTTAACATGGTTTGGATTAGCAGAGTGTGTTACAGGAAGGTTAGTGACTACGTTTATCGGCTCATTTCTGCCACAAATCCTCTTAAAATGCGCTGCAAAGGACATTATGGCTGTAATGTTGTGATTTTGAGACCAAACTTTATGGAGCTTTAAGGATTTCTAGTCTTCgtgtttgaaataaatgtattttattgtattgcccaataaataacactacagatataaataaaatcaccaaacttttattttacataacacctcgtgtacaaaatatatatttgtaaaagtcaaaaagaaatgaatgctTTATCCATGATTcaagcatttatttctttatggcttttactaatatatatatatatatatatataatatataattgtagatttttatattaatatatacaaatatatatatactaattatatatattcttttatattgatttttttctaatatataatatattttacatataatataattttacttatatatatatatatatatatatatatatatatatatatatatataatatagatttttattctaacatgcatatattttatatataatatatatttcactatcatttttatatagaattttattctaatatatattgatatgcattttatatataatatatatttttatatataatattattatataatatatatatattttactaatCTATATTTCTGTATGTTTGGCAATGCTTATAACACAATGCACCAAAGTTATGTTGCttagttatttataatattattgttattaagtgAACAGTATTATGAATCGGATGTGTCTGGATCATTGAGACACTGTTCTTGCATAGAGTACTGAAAAGTTTTCTCCAAGCC harbors:
- the LOC113644523 gene encoding protein FAM237B-like; this translates as MKISTLDRIVGFSVRAVCALALATAACCFVSAPKAMLSTESLFGVDSAPPGGLAEIDSECWDTASHSLIEARKMRLDDGVAALWDFMARLRASPQTRHQELFMKLAQAFWGRYVDCVLSRAHGLGRRRSGV